In Cicer arietinum cultivar CDC Frontier isolate Library 1 chromosome 1, Cicar.CDCFrontier_v2.0, whole genome shotgun sequence, one DNA window encodes the following:
- the LOC101511597 gene encoding B-box zinc finger protein 22, with product MKIQCNVCEAAEAKVLCCADEAALCCECDEKVHAANKLAGKHQRIPLSTSSSHMPKCDICQEAFGYFFCLEDRALLCRKCDLAIHTANAYVSDHQRFLLTGVKVGLETTEPGASSKSDSVEKVSDTKSSSVSRKISTMPQSSGYNEIQMLPTEAAGAGEFPPAKVSYGGGSTDGNMSQWTIDEFFGVNDFSQSYNYMDGSSRADSGKLDDSDSPVLRSGLEEMEDGDYLGRVPDSSWTVPQIPSPPTASGLYWPKNPRYSTDNALFVPDIEISCMQHLQNSSSFSRSRKHR from the exons ATGAAGATTCAGTGTAACGTGTGTGAAGCTGCAGAAGCTAAGGTTCTTTGTTGTGCTGATGAAGCTGCTTTGTGTTGTGAATGTGATGAGAAGGTTCATGCTGCTAATAAGCTTGCTGGAAAACATCAGAGAATTCCTCTTTCTACATCTTCTTCTCATATGCCTAAATGTGATATTTGTCAG GAAGCATTCGGCTATTTCTTTTGTCTTGAAGATCGAGCCTTACTCTGTCGAAAATGTGATTTAGCAATACACACTGCAAATGCATATGTCTCAGATCATCAAAGGTTTCTTCTCACTGGTGTAAAAGTAGGCCTCGAAACTACCGAGCCCGGTGCTTCCTCAAAGtcggattctgtggagaaagtTTCTGATACTAAATCTTCTTCTGTCTCAAGAAAGATTTCCACAATGCCTCAATCATCGGGTTACAATGAAATTCAAATGCTGCCTACTGAAGCTGCAGGAGCTGGGGAGTTTCCACCAGCCAAAGTCTCTTATGGTGGTGGTTCTACAGATGGAAACATGTCGCAGTGGACAATCGATGAATTTTTCGGCGTAAATGATTTCAGTCAGAGTTATAACTACATGGATGGATCATCAAGA GCTGACAGTGGTAAGCTTGATGATTCTGATTCTCCTGTTTTAAGATCCGGTTTAGAGGAAATGGAGGACGGCGACTACTTAGGACGTGTTCCAGATTCATCTTGGACAGTTCCTCAGATCCCTTCACCTCCTACAGCTTCTGGTTTATACTGGCCGAAAAACCCTCGGTATTCGACTGATAACGCTCTCTTTGTTCCTGACATAGAAATTTCTTGCATGCAACACCTTCAAAATAGTAGTAGTTTCTCAAGATCCCGGAAGCATCGATAA
- the LOC101511279 gene encoding NADH kinase isoform X1 — protein MSMKRLLLLLKPFAVSPQPSHTHPQVLHFLNNRHKVHHDSINFCQEILRKKSVEWKAVLRNNLTEPINDVDLVVTIGGDGTLLQASHLMDDKIPVLGVNSDPTRIDEVYINSVVLVLILVEQFSGEFDATRSTGHLCAATVENFEQVLDDILEGQIISSELTRIMISVNALRLSTYALNDILVAHPCPASLSRFSFRITKDDRPCSRLVNCRSSGLRVSTAAGSTAAMHSAGGFPMPILSRELQYMVREPISPMAVSDFTHGLIKHDQKMSATWTCRKGVIYIDGSHINFTIQDGDIVEISSQAPSLKVFLPHHLLQLEKM, from the exons ATGTCGATGAAGAGATTGTTGCTGCTGCTAAAACCCTTTGCTGTATCACCGCAACCTTCTCATACTCACCCTCAA GTCTTACACTTCTTGAATAATAGGCATAAGGTGCACCATGATTCAATAAACTTTTGTCAAGAAATTCTGCGGAAAAAGTCGGTTGAATGGAAAGCTGTGCTTCGAAACAATTTGACAGAGCCCATCAATGATGTGGACCTGGTTGTTACAATTGGTGGTGATGGAACTCTTCTGCAGGCCAGCCATTTAATGGATGACAAAATTCCTGTTCTTGGAGTGAACTCTGATCCTACACGGATTGACGAGGTTTATATAAATAGTGTAGTCTTGGTTTTGATATTG GTGGAACAATTCAGTGGTGAGTTTGATGCTACCAGAAGTACCGGTCATCTTTGTGCTGCAACTGTTGAAAACTTTGAACAA GTTTTAGATGATATACTCGAAGGCCAAATTATTTCTTCTGAATTAACAAGGATCATGATATCTGTAAATGCACTACGCTTGTCAACTTATGCTCTCAATGATATCTTAGTTGCACATCCGTGTCCTGCTTCACTCTCTAGGTTCTCCTTCAG AATCACAAAAGACGACCGACCATGTTCCCGACTAGTTAACTGTAGATCAAGTGGTCTAAGAGTTTCAACAGCTGCTGGTTCAACAGCCGCCATGCATTCAGCAGGCGGATTTCCGATGCCCATTTTATCTCGTGAACTCCAGTACATGGTAAGGGAGCCTATTTCACCAATGGCAGTGTCGGACTTTACCCATGGATTGATTAAACACGACCAAAAAATGAGCGCTACATGGACTTGTAGAAAAGGTGTGATATATATTGATGGTTCTCATATCAACTTCACCATTCAAGATGGAGACATCGTTGAGATTTCTTCCCAAGCACCTAGTTTAAAAGTTTTCTTGCCTCATCACTTGTTACAATTAGAAAAGATGTGA
- the LOC101511279 gene encoding NADH kinase isoform X2 yields the protein MSMKRLLLLLKPFAVSPQPSHTHPQVLHFLNNRHKVHHDSINFCQEILRKKSVEWKAVLRNNLTEPINDVDLVVTIGGDGTLLQASHLMDDKIPVLGVNSDPTRIDEVEQFSGEFDATRSTGHLCAATVENFEQVLDDILEGQIISSELTRIMISVNALRLSTYALNDILVAHPCPASLSRFSFRITKDDRPCSRLVNCRSSGLRVSTAAGSTAAMHSAGGFPMPILSRELQYMVREPISPMAVSDFTHGLIKHDQKMSATWTCRKGVIYIDGSHINFTIQDGDIVEISSQAPSLKVFLPHHLLQLEKM from the exons ATGTCGATGAAGAGATTGTTGCTGCTGCTAAAACCCTTTGCTGTATCACCGCAACCTTCTCATACTCACCCTCAA GTCTTACACTTCTTGAATAATAGGCATAAGGTGCACCATGATTCAATAAACTTTTGTCAAGAAATTCTGCGGAAAAAGTCGGTTGAATGGAAAGCTGTGCTTCGAAACAATTTGACAGAGCCCATCAATGATGTGGACCTGGTTGTTACAATTGGTGGTGATGGAACTCTTCTGCAGGCCAGCCATTTAATGGATGACAAAATTCCTGTTCTTGGAGTGAACTCTGATCCTACACGGATTGACGAG GTGGAACAATTCAGTGGTGAGTTTGATGCTACCAGAAGTACCGGTCATCTTTGTGCTGCAACTGTTGAAAACTTTGAACAA GTTTTAGATGATATACTCGAAGGCCAAATTATTTCTTCTGAATTAACAAGGATCATGATATCTGTAAATGCACTACGCTTGTCAACTTATGCTCTCAATGATATCTTAGTTGCACATCCGTGTCCTGCTTCACTCTCTAGGTTCTCCTTCAG AATCACAAAAGACGACCGACCATGTTCCCGACTAGTTAACTGTAGATCAAGTGGTCTAAGAGTTTCAACAGCTGCTGGTTCAACAGCCGCCATGCATTCAGCAGGCGGATTTCCGATGCCCATTTTATCTCGTGAACTCCAGTACATGGTAAGGGAGCCTATTTCACCAATGGCAGTGTCGGACTTTACCCATGGATTGATTAAACACGACCAAAAAATGAGCGCTACATGGACTTGTAGAAAAGGTGTGATATATATTGATGGTTCTCATATCAACTTCACCATTCAAGATGGAGACATCGTTGAGATTTCTTCCCAAGCACCTAGTTTAAAAGTTTTCTTGCCTCATCACTTGTTACAATTAGAAAAGATGTGA